DNA from Bradysia coprophila strain Holo2 chromosome X unlocalized genomic scaffold, BU_Bcop_v1 contig_220, whole genome shotgun sequence:
TCGTGTGGTCCTGAAAAGCATTAGAACATCATgccaaaaatgcaaaaatttatcgGCAGAACCGAAGATTCCCGAGATGGCCGAGCTTCCTCCTGGGCGATTAGCGGCGTATACTTTACCATTTACTTTCGTCGGAATAGACTTTTTTGGCCCGATAAGAGTTAGAAACGGAAGAAAAACGCGAAACCGTCCAGTGATCATGGAAAAAAGATGGGTTCTATTGTTCACTTGCTTAACGACACGAGCCATTTGGATGGAGATCACTCATTCACTTGAAACGAATTCCTGCGTTATGGCCATCGACAACTTCATTTCGAGGAAAGGCCAGCCGAAGAGAGTCTTCTGCGACAATGGTACGTCGTTTCACGGTTCGGAAAAGGAGCTACGTGACGAAttcagtaaaataaaccaaagGGACTTGGCAGAAAGATTCACTAGTTCTGAGATGGAATTCAGATTCAATCCACCGGCTACTCCACACATGGGTGGAGTATGGGAACGTCTCATTCGCACAGTCAAATCATGCCTTAAACAAACAATGCTAACCAGATGTCCTAACGacgaaatgttaaaaaatctAATCGTGTCGGCTGAGAATATCGTCAATTCAAGACCGCTGACTTACGTGGCATTGGAATCGGCTGATGAAGAAGCATTAACCCCGAACCATATCTTGCTTGGATCTTCGAATGGAAGAAAACCGTTGGGAGAGTTCCCCGACAAAGACTTAGCAAGAAACACCTACAAAGCCGTACAAATTCTTGCGAATAATTTTTGGCGGCGATTCGTCTTGGAGTACATGCCAACACTCACCAAAAGAACAAAATGGTTCAAGCAAATGGAGCCGATCAAAGTCGGTGACGTCGTGATAGTAGTCGACGAACGGAACGAGCGTAATACATGGCCAAAGGGAATCGTCGAGAAACTTATGCCTGACAAAAGAGGAATTGTGCGGCAAGTTATGGTGCGAACAGCTAAAGGAATTCGACGACGATCTGTTGGGAAGCTAGCCGTTTTGGATGTGAAACCGCCCATGGAAGATGTCAATCAGGACTCAATGGTGTCGATTCACGGAGAGGGGAATGTTGGGCAGCAACACATGACCGGCAACACTGATCTACATCCATTTCATTCAGCAACAGGATTGCCTGATTCTGCTGTAAATTAGTGACAGTCGTGGTAccggaaaaacatttgttctttTGATTTCATTAGAAAACGGCCAAGTGATTCAAAGCtcgaagtaaatttaatttaatcgtAAAATCGATCCGTTCAAATCGatcaattatttcttttaatcGAAGTACGTAGTGTGTTGTGTTGTGAGATAACGATTGTTGCTAGCGGAGTTTGCCAAGgaggtaaaaattgattttttcgtgAAGCACCAAGTGTGCAGGTTTTCATTTGCAGTTT
Protein-coding regions in this window:
- the LOC119069035 gene encoding uncharacterized protein LOC119069035, which produces MRWIPSEHNVADEATKIKRDRKLDSSSRWYKAPEFLYDKEEDWFKDQGDIEYFTENEVRPSFSMACREIIRPQIIDIERFSQWNRLVRAQAYALRFIFNVRHSQQERQFGPLVQQEILDARKSLVSSVHKPLKEQKDFEKSSILRTYSPYIDEDGVIRMRGRSDAATVLSHDTKRPIILPRRHRITRLIVDYYHRRYKHINHSTVLNEIQQKFIIPALRVVLKSIRTSCQKCKNLSAEPKIPEMAELPPGRLAAYTLPFTFVGIDFFGPIRVRNGRKTRNRPVIMEKRWVLLFTCLTTRAIWMEITHSLETNSCVMAIDNFISRKGQPKRVFCDNGTSFHGSEKELRDEFSKINQRDLAERFTSSEMEFRFNPPATPHMGGVWERLIRTVKSCLKQTMLTRCPNDEMLKNLIVSAENIVNSRPLTYVALESADEEALTPNHILLGSSNGRKPLGEFPDKDLARNTYKAVQILANNFWRRFVLEYMPTLTKRTKWFKQMEPIKVGDVVIVVDERNERNTWPKGIVEKLMPDKRGIVRQVMVRTAKGIRRRSVGKLAVLDVKPPMEDVNQDSMVSIHGEGNVGQQHMTGNTDLHPFHSATGLPDSAVN